A window of Piliocolobus tephrosceles isolate RC106 chromosome 13, ASM277652v3, whole genome shotgun sequence contains these coding sequences:
- the MRGPRF gene encoding mas-related G-protein coupled receptor member F: MAGNCSWEAHPGNRNKMCPGMSEAPELYSRGFLTIEQITMLPPPAVMNYIFLLLCLCGLVGNGLVLWFFGFSIKRNPFSIYFLHLASADVGYLFSKAVFSILNTGGFLGAFADYTRSVCRVLGLCMFLTSVSLLPAVSTERCASVIFPSWYWRRRPKRLSAVVCALLWVLSLLVTCLHNYFCVFLGRGAPGAACRHMDIFLGILLFLLCCPLMVLPCLALILHVECRARRRQRSAKLNHVVLAMVSVFLVSSIYLGIDWFLFWVFQIPAPFPEYVTDLCICINSSAKPVVYFLAGRDKSQRLWEPLRVVFQRALRDGAELGEAGGSTPNTVTMEMQCPPGNAS; the protein is encoded by the exons ATGGCTGGAAACTGCTCCTGGGAGGCCCATCCCGGCAACAGGAACAAG ATGTGCCCTGGCATGAGCGAGGCCCCGGAACTCTACAGCCGGGGCTTCCTGACCATCGAGCAGATCACGATGCTGCCGCCTCCGGCTGTCATGAACTACATCTTCCTGCTCCTCTGCCTGTGTGGCCTGGTGGGCAACGGGCTGGTCCTCTGGTTTTTCGGCTTCTCCATCAAGAGGAACCCCTTCTCCATCTACTTCCTGCACCTGGCCAGCGCCGACGTGGGCTACCTCTTCAGCAAGGCGGTGTTCTCCATCCTGAACACCGGGGGCTTCCTGGGCGCGTTTGCCGACTATACCCGCAGCGTGTGCCGGGTTCTGGGGCTGTGCATGTTCCTCACCAGCGTGAGCCTCCTGCCGGCCGTCAGCACAGAGCGCTGCGCGTCCGTCATCTTCCCCTCCTGGTACTGGCGCCGGCGGCCCAAGCGCCTGTCGGCCGTGGTGTGTGCCCTGCTGTGGGTCCTGTCCCTCCTGGTCACCTGCCTGCACAACTACTTCTGCGTGTTCCTAGGCCGCGGGGCCCCCGGCGCGGCCTGCAGGCACATGGACATCTTCCTGGGTATCCTCCTGTTCCTGCTCTGCTGCCCGCTCATGGTACTGCCCTGCCTGGCCCTCATCCTGCACGTGGAGTGCCGGGCCCGACGGCGCCAGCGCTCTGCCAAGCTCAACCACGTCGTCCTGGCCATGGTCTCCGTCTTCCTGGTGTCCTCCATCTACTTAGGGATCGACTGGTTCCTCTTCTGGGTCTTCCAGATCCCGGCCCCCTTCCCCGAGTACGTCACCGACCTGTGCATCTGCATCAACAGCAGCGCCAAACCGGTCGTCTACTTCCTGGCCGGGAGGGACAAGTCGCAGCGGCTGTGGGAGCCGCTCAGGGTGGTCTTCCAGCGGGCCCTGCGGGACGGCGCTGAGCTGGGAGAGGCCGGGGGCAGCACGCCCAACACCGTCACCATGGAGATGCAGTGCCCCCCGGGGAACGCCTCCTGA